The region CTAAATGTAGGCCTCCGGTAACGAATACCCAGAGGCTGGTAATAATTGCTCCCGTCACTAAACTTGGTGTTCTTAGAGAACTTAAGCTTAGAAATACTACACTTAAGAGCCCTCCGATTATTAAACCAACAAGGGGACACCACCGAGCAATACGGTGAAAGCTTGGATTCCAACTTGCTGGAATTGGGAAAATGGTGTAAAAAATAATTGCTCCAAGCAGCGATCGCCAGAGTCCAGAAAAAGCAGAAGCAGCTTGTCCCATAGGTTCGATGAAATCTCGACAACAATTTTTTCAGTTTACAAGAGAAATTTAGAAAATCTTAAGCTAAGATTATGTCGAGGAGTCGCCAAATGTTAAGCGACAGTCTCCGTGAATACGATTTGAACCAAATTACTGACTAGTGATTGACGGTTCTCGTCTTGCAAGTTTCTTTCTTCTGCGTGAAGTTGAAAATACAATGCCTTGGAAGGAAAGGTGGTGTTGCGATATCATCTAGAATTTCGTGGTCATTTTCCCAATATAAGTGTTTTGTTCCCTGTTTTTATCTGCCTTTTAAACCCATGAGTCATCAGTCCTACTCCCGCCATCTACCTGCTCCTTGCATTATCTCAACAGGCATTATTGTCAATAAGAGCGATATGAAACGCCTACTGCAAGATCTTGCTTGGGTTAAGTATTCCCATTTTTTAGATGGAGAGCAGAAAACTGAAGGTAAAGGCTGGATTGTAGAAATCTTTGATGATGAGCAACAGGCGACATTGGTGGTCAATCAGTCTTTGTATTTGAATTTGCATAGCTTTGACTATTTGCATCTGAAAGTTTCCGATGATGGCAAAACTTATTTTGAGTTAGTGCAAGATAATCGGGTATTGCGGTTAGATACTGCTGAAAATCCCCAACAGGCTCATCCTTTTGAGTCGAAGGTTGTACCTGACGGTACGCTAGAAGAAATGGTGACTCAGGTTTTATCGGCACGGTGGGATGTGCAAATGGATGATGATGAGCACTTCCATTTCTAGACTTATGTCTTAGGACGGTAATCTTGGGTCTTAAAATAGGCGAGGGTTCATAGACCCTCGTTTTGTTGTTTTTGTGGATAGTAATCGGTGAGCCATTTTCATTTTGAGCTACAGAAAGAGTGTCGGGATACAAAGGCGCGAGTTGGTGTTTTTCATACGCCCCACGGCATTGTGGAAACGCCCCGGTTTATGCCTGTGGGTACTTTAGCGAATGTGAAGGGCATTACGCCGGATCATTTGGAACAGGCTCAGGCGCACATGGTTTTGTCAAATACCTATCATTTGCATCTCCAGCCGGGGGAGGACATTGTTAAAAAGGCTGGTGGTTTGCATCGGTTTATGGCTTGGGAGCAGCCGATTCTGACGGATTCGGGTGGGTTTCAGGTTTTTAGTTTGAGCGAAATGCGTAAAATTCGGGAGGAGGGTGTTGTGTTCCGATCGCCGAAGGATGGGCGGTTAATTGATATGACACCGGAGCGCTCGATTCAGATCCAAAATGATCTGGGGGCTGATGTGATTATGGCTTTTGATGAATGTCCGCCGGGGGATGCGGGACGGGAGGTGGTGGAAGCGGCGACGGCTCGGACTTATCGTTGGTTGAAACGCTGTATTACGGCGCACCAAAGGGATGATCAGGCGTTATTTGGCATTGTGCAGGGGGGGATTTTTCTGGATTTACGTTCTCAGGCTGCGGCTGAATTGATGGCATTGGATTTGCCGGGTTACGCGATT is a window of [Limnothrix rosea] IAM M-220 DNA encoding:
- the tgt gene encoding tRNA guanosine(34) transglycosylase Tgt, whose product is MSHFHFELQKECRDTKARVGVFHTPHGIVETPRFMPVGTLANVKGITPDHLEQAQAHMVLSNTYHLHLQPGEDIVKKAGGLHRFMAWEQPILTDSGGFQVFSLSEMRKIREEGVVFRSPKDGRLIDMTPERSIQIQNDLGADVIMAFDECPPGDAGREVVEAATARTYRWLKRCITAHQRDDQALFGIVQGGIFLDLRSQAAAELMALDLPGYAIGGVSVGEAPENIRKVVQHTAPLLPKEKIRYLMGVGTYREMAQAIASGIDVFDCVIPTRLGRHGAALVQGDRWNLKNAQFKEDFQPLDETCPCYTCQNFTRAYLHHLIKAKEMLAYMLLSLHNVTELIQFTVKIRESILSDRFVADFGDWLEPTASE